TCACAACACCACGTCCAGCCCGCTCAGGCACTCTTCGGCAATCGCGCGGGCGAGGGGATCACGGGTCGAGCGCGCGTAGCTGACGCCGAGGTGCAGGTGTTCCTGTCCGGCCTCGGGGTCCATCAGGGCGAGCGTCTGGTAGAAGGCCAGGTGCGTGTGGGCCAGCAGCACGTCGCGGGTGCGTTCGGGGGGCAGCGCGCGCAGGATGGAGAGGGCCTCCTCGTAGGCGTCGAGCGCCCGGTCCTGGTCCCCCTCGACCGCCCACTCGCGCCCGAGTTGCAGGTTGCGGGCGGCGGTCAGGTAGGCGGGCCTCATGCCGGGGATTCTAGCGTGGGCCGCTATGCTCTGGGCATGGGCTGGCCGGGCATAGGGTGGTTGGGGGCGCTGCTGCTGATCGTGTCGGGCTACGGCTGGGGCAGGCGGGTGTCCAGCCGCGCCGGGTCGCCTATGCCGCTCCCGGTCACGCTGCTGCTGATCCTGGGCATGAGTGTGCTGGGCCTGGGCCTCGTCATCCGGGCCTTTCTGGACGGGCAGGATGGGCCGCTGGTCACGGGTGCGGTTGGGGCGCTGGGGGCGGCGGCTCTGGCGGTGTTCACGGCGCGGGAATAGCGAGAAGGCCGCCCCACACGGAAGCGGCCCTCTCGGATTTGCCTACTCGCGCCGTTGAGGGCGCGGTCCCCGGTCGCCCCCCGCGCGGGCGGGACGCGGTTCGCGCGGCGCGATCTTGCCCTCCAGCTCGGGACGGATCAGGTCGATCTTGCCCCGGTCGTCGATGTTGGCGATCTTGACCCGCAGCCGGTCGCCCACGTTCAGCACGTCCTCGACGGCATTCACGCGGTTCTCGCTCATCTGGCTGATGTGCAGCATCCCGTCCTGACCGGGGTACAGGTTGACAAAGGCGCCGAAGGGAGCGGTCTTCACCACCGTGCCCTCGTACTCCTCGCCCACCTTGGCGGTCTTGGTCAGGCCCTCGATCTTCTGGCGGACGGCCTCGGCCGCCGCGCCGTCCGAGCTGAAGATGCGGATGGTGCCGTCCTCCTCGATGGTGACCTGCGCGCCCATCGCTTCCAGCTCGCGCACCTGCTTGCCGCCGGGGCCGATCACCTTGCCGATCAGTTCGGGGTTGATCTTGAGGGTCAGGATGCGCGGCGCGGTGGGGGAGAGTTCGGGGCGTGGGGTGGGCAGCACTTCCGCCATCTTGCCCAGGATGTAGAGCCGTCCCTCGCGGGCCTGCGCGAGCGCCTCCCGCATGATCGCGGGCGTGACGCCGCTCACCTTGATGTCCATTTGCAGCGCGGTGACACCCTCCGCCGTGCCGCAGACCTTGAAGTCCATGTCGCCCAGCGCGTCTTCCAACCCCAGGATGTCGGTCAGGATGCGGTACTTCTCGCCCTCCATCACCAGGCCCATCGCCACGCCCGCGACAGGGGCCTGGATCGGCACGCCCGCGTCCATCAGCGACAGCGTTCCGGCGCAGACGGTCGCCATGCTGCTCGACCCGTTCGACTCCAGCACCTCGCCCACCACGCGGATCACGTAGGGGAAGTCGTCGAAGGAGGGCAGCACCGCGCGGATGGCGCGCTTGGCGAGGTTGCCGTGGCCCACCTCGCGGCGCGACTGGCCGCCGACGCGCTTGACTTCGCCGGTCGAGTAGGGCGGGAAGTTGTAGTGCAGCAGGAAGCGGTCGTTCGTCTCGCCGGTCAGGTTGTCCACCAGCAATTCGTCGCGCTCGGTGCCCAGCGTGGTCACGCCCAGCACCTGCGTCTCGCCGCGGGTGAAGATCGCGCTGCCGTGCGCGCGGGGCAGGGGCCGGACCTCGATCCAGATCGGGCGCACGGTCTTGGAGTTGCGCCCGTCGGCGCGCAGGTCTTCTTGCAGGATCAGGCGGCGCAGTTCCTGCTTCTCGACCTTGGCGAAGGCGGCCTTGAGGGCTTCCACCTGTTCCTCGTTGCCCTCGCCTTCCGGCACGCGCTCCGCGATCAGCCGGTCACGCAAGGCCTTGAGGTTCGCGCTGCGCTCCTTCTTCCTGGTGGTCAGCAGCGCGTCCCGCAGGCCCGCCGCCCGCGCCGCCTCGCTCAACTCCGGCACCAGATCGGTGCTGAGGTCGCTGTCCGCCAGGAAGTTGAACTTCTCGCGGCCCACCTCGGCGCGCATCGTCTCGATCAGGTCCAGCACGCCCTGCATCTCGCGGTGCGCGAACTCGATGGCGCCCACCAGCACTTC
The window above is part of the Deinococcus metallilatus genome. Proteins encoded here:
- the pnp gene encoding polyribonucleotide nucleotidyltransferase, which produces MIAKTYTTMLGGRELSIETGKLAKLVSGSVTLRYGDTLLLVTAQAREERSTLDFLPLTVEFEERHYAVGKIPGSFHRREGRPGEQAILSARITDRQIRPLFPKGYRQETQVIISVLSADQQNAPDVLGAIGASAALTISDIPWNGPTACVRVGMVDGEYVINPTSDQLTRSSLDLVVAGPRDAVNMVEAGAQGVSEEVLVGAIEFAHREMQGVLDLIETMRAEVGREKFNFLADSDLSTDLVPELSEAARAAGLRDALLTTRKKERSANLKALRDRLIAERVPEGEGNEEQVEALKAAFAKVEKQELRRLILQEDLRADGRNSKTVRPIWIEVRPLPRAHGSAIFTRGETQVLGVTTLGTERDELLVDNLTGETNDRFLLHYNFPPYSTGEVKRVGGQSRREVGHGNLAKRAIRAVLPSFDDFPYVIRVVGEVLESNGSSSMATVCAGTLSLMDAGVPIQAPVAGVAMGLVMEGEKYRILTDILGLEDALGDMDFKVCGTAEGVTALQMDIKVSGVTPAIMREALAQAREGRLYILGKMAEVLPTPRPELSPTAPRILTLKINPELIGKVIGPGGKQVRELEAMGAQVTIEEDGTIRIFSSDGAAAEAVRQKIEGLTKTAKVGEEYEGTVVKTAPFGAFVNLYPGQDGMLHISQMSENRVNAVEDVLNVGDRLRVKIANIDDRGKIDLIRPELEGKIAPREPRPARAGGDRGPRPQRRE